AACACCGAAACTCCCGAAGTTAGACCTGCGATAGACGCAGGTTATTATAGACAAACGTCAAAGAAAGATGAAAAGAAAGAACAGACTAGCGTAAGGTCGCCACCGCAACAACCCCAGGCCGATGCGGGATTCTATCGTTCAAAATCGACGGATGAGCCGACATCTCCACGAGAAGAGAAAGTGGATACCGGATTTCGTCGTAAACAGTTTTCGCTAAAAGAGGATAGAACAGATACAAGGTTTACACAAAAACAATCACCGGACGATCACGGCGACTATCGTTTTCAGCGAAGGCAGTTTTCACCAACAGAGCGAAGAAAAAATAATCGTTTCGGAAGAGCACCGTCAGATGAAAAAGAAGATGTATCACTTTATGGAAAACCATTTCCCACCACCGATAACAGGGTCGATACCGACGTCTCTGATATGCAAAATTTTCTTGGAGAAGAAAAGCCGAAACTCGTAAAAGTGCAGTTAGCCGAAGTCAAGACGTATCAGGGCAGTCGTAAATTGTGGGGTGAAGAACCTGAACTCGTATCACCTACGAGAAATGTGACGAGAGAAGAAGTAGTCGAAGTAACTGAAAAAACTGATACGGTGCAACTAGAACAGGTACCGCAATTTGTCGCAAACGAGGATCCTGTCAAAATCACATCTCCAGACAACCTTCGCAGAACAAAATGGCGGCATAGTCAGCCTGTGACAACAGACGAGGTCGTCAGTGCAGAGACAAGTATACACAAACAACCATCACctgaaagacaaaagaaaagATCTCCAGAGCGGTTTATTCGACGTCCTCGTAAAGTTCATGAAGATGGTGAAGTAGACGATGGCGTATTTGATGAAAGTCCCGAAAACAAGAACGAGAAGCTAAAAAGCGTTCACGAAAGGAGACAATCATTTGAACCTGAGAATCAGCGTCAAAGTAGAAATCGCGAAATTAAACGAACGCAAAGTGATGACTTTGAAAACCGCTCCCAAGAGGCTTTCGCAGGTGATGGCCGAAAAGTTCAAGTATTGGAAGGTGCAACACGTAAAACCGTAATCATCAGCCAATCAGACGAGATGCCAGACGAAAGCTCATTACGGAGGTCACCGTCTCCAACATTGCAAACTTCGCCACCCGTTAGTAGGTCAACAACAAGTGATAACGATGTCATGGCGGGATCAGGATCGTATGTGTCGCGTACACGATCCACTCTTATATCCAAATTTGGTGGTACTACGAAACAGCCAACAGAACAATCATCTATACGAAAGACCGAGTCAGATCTCATGAACATGGACGAGGTAAggactgtgagggcgctatatcAACAATATTCCTTTCGTATGCACCCTAGGCGTcttatttgtacagtaacaagggcgttatatatattgtaaatatctgCCGCaatcaaaattattacaaaaaaatgaatataaatgtgtcactaaggcaaaaaaaaaaattatttctggtcaggacagttggTCTAAAATgacgtgattttttttttaaattctcaacaaacctgtcacacaatctactatttatggcagttactgttctttttatttagcactttagagcaagtgtgtatgtggggcagatgtcatttgcttgttcatgattggctctgcagttgtcttcactgaagtagagagggttatttttgtgtttccccatggatctgcagactgtatgGGCTGCACAGATACAGACACTATGAAGACCGACACGAAGGAACAACTTCATcttttctgtgtttttgttttgttacagcTACGTAAAGCGTACCTACGTCAACAGGATGAGATACGTCGACTACGAGGAGAAGTAGCAAGTAAGGATATGAGAATCAGACACTTGGAAGCCGAGTTGAGTAACCTGAGACAGTGACCcggtcatgacctttgacctcaacaTTTTGCACCTATGACTTTTCACCCCAATCATAAGCTGAGATTGAGTCAAGTTACTTTGTGCtctcattgacctttgaccctgataTACGTGAAATCACAACTCTTCGAACCAGTTCTTATTTTGGATGGTATTCGCAAACACGGGACATCCAAGCATGTGAAATTGCCGACATCCAGGTATCTAAATTTGGTGATATCACTTTATCCCCCctccaaaaacaacaacaacaacacctcTATGATGAAAGATTGAAGATCGCTTTGACCATCGACTACATCAAGGAAGAACAAAGATTTGTGAAGATTGATGCAAATAATAAGCACATTATGAACATACAGTGTTTTGTTGACTGTCTGTTACCATAGCTGAGTTTGTTTTCATCAGTCATTCTTGCTCTGTACAAACATATAGAGAATAATTTCAGTGTTTGGAAACAATAGCTCATAGGGTTAAACTATGTAgaacctgattggtcaatagctcATAGAGTTAAACTATGTAgaacctgattggtcaatagctcACAGAGTTGAACTATGGAGAACCTGATTGGTCAGTAGCTCATAGAGTTAAACTATGTAGAACCTGATTGGTCAGtatgcagtgtttttgataAGGTTGGGGAATCCCTGTAACAGAAAGGAAGGAAGGGGTCAAAATGGCAGTTTTTCCCCGTAGAGTCATAGTAATATTGTTttggaacccaggtaaaatgacatgggaaccccgatagattttacctatttaccacccttagcaaaaacactgatatgtCATCCCTTCCCCAAGCTTGTCATCACCTGATTGTTCAGAACACTGATATGTCATCACCTGATTGGTCAGAACACTGATATGTCATCACCTGGTTGGTCAGAACACTGGTATGTCATCACCTGATTGGTCAGAACACTGATATGTCATCACCATtcactttttaaattttattcaaGAATATTTGGATATTTGGTTGTACAAAGGATTCTCACGGAATACTtggaaatattttcaatttaagaTTTCATATGATGAATtgatatatgaaatttaaatgggaacgccactccaggatatggacacattttcataaattatggattctggagagtcatttcatgattttacatcacctacaattacttgtgatttcagagaagcatTAAGTTGATGTTGCATATGGCAAAGATACCGTATAGAGGTACAAGGTCAATTTGATGTACAAggtcaatttgatgtttctgaaaattaaacaaaaagtaTTACATTTGAATGCATCGTTACTATTGTTTTGGTGCAAATATGAGGTGAAGCTAGCTGTGAAGTAGGGGTGCGGCTTATTATACATACTTTTTATTATTCACAAATTGTTTGATGTACCCTCAAAGCCAGCACCTCCAAGTAGGGGTGCAGCTTTTAATATGTATGCGGCTTATAATATGACTTTAACGGTAATTATAAGTATATGATGAAATTACTCCAGTAACCATAGTTTATCAAAATGCCCTGGAGTGGTTTTCACATTAAATGTGACCTATCCACGCCACTGTCTGTAGATTTGTTACTGTCACTGCCCCTATTATCAATGCTTTCATCTCATTCAGATGTGAATCTGATCTTGATGCCTGCCATGTTAGTTTTTGTACAATCCTgttagtctctgttacccagactcccactGTTTGAGGCTCTACTACTAGACCACCCAaacgagagtctggggaaaGGTAATCCAAAGTCGCCCACACCAGAAGTCACATGGTATGTTTCTTTCAAGGCTTAAAAAAATGGCCTTACAAAGTTACAAGctctgtttgttgtaattaagatGTATCAGTTGCTTGAGACATAACCTGGGTTGTTCATTGTTGGACGTGcaattccccagcatgcactgttTGGGAGAGAGTTTCTGTGTGGCAAGTTGGGGTGTCCCCAGACACTCGTCTGGGTGGTCTTGTGGTATAGTCCCCAGCagtgggagtctgggtaactgagactacaatTCTGTATAAGAACGCCTGCCATTTTGTTTATACCCCTGCCTTCACTCTTTGCATAATCTTCACTTGCCTGTGTGTGTAGCAGTGCGCCCTCTTgtgatagctaaattttgttgttgtgagtcaaaatgagaaaaactcattttttgtgagtcaccacatagtaagagataggggaacaccaaattttggtgtgtcactagacaTTGCGTGCATCAGTGCCACGtaaaattggcttagagggcacactcaccacatagtaagagataggggaacaccaaattttggtgcgtcactagaaattgcgTGCGTCAGTGCCACGtaaaattggcttagaggacgcACTGATGTGTGTAGTCCATGGAAAGAACATTAGCAGATATAGAGATGAAGTACATATAGACATACTTCCATGGAATGTTTTTCCCATGGGTTTCACACTCGTACGAGAAGATTTGCAATTTGTGCATCATGCTGCCTACCATTTTTGTCACCCCTATTTTCCTATAGTGGTGCAGTCCATCAGTCAGAAAACAATAGGAATGTGCAAAAGTTTTCAGGGTTAAGGTAAAAATCCatagaaataacaaatttagATACTTCGGTTCAAAAATTGtgtttaaaaagataaaaaattgcaaaaaatacgataaaatttgtcaatttttggtGAGGAAACAGGTTGTAGGTCAGGCATAGATGCCAGACGcagaacaaaaatattaaagaaGGAAAGTAAAAataatctataaaaaaaaatcttcgtAGTTTTCATGTGTGCATTAAAATTTACGATGTTAGGATTGCAGAAGAATTCTAAACAGAGAAAAAAGATAATTTCTTTCTAGTTTTTGTATCATTCACAAAGATTTACAATTTGAGAGTTGCAGAAaaactcacaaaagaacaaatttcATTCATAgtagtttaatacatgtttaaATGTTCGACAGATTGATAGGAAATAAGGTTTAATTCAAGTGAGCTAGTGTTTAATATTAGCAAATAGTATCGACTAAAAGTACTGTAGTTTTGATCACAAAAAGGAAGtcttgaatatgcaaatgatcgCATCGCCAACATTTCTGAGGATTCAACATAATATGATCGACGTTTTCAAGTAGCTTAGAAAGTGAACGTTGGTTTCAACTGAAAGTGCATCTGTATATTGTCGGCATACTCTTACTAGgaacatgaaataaacaaaagtcATGTTTATTCGGAAAAATTTTACCTGTCGTCTGCAAACTGATATTTGTTCAAAAACCGCCATGAGTATGTTTGATATTATAATCAACGCTGTTGTCATACGCTAGAAAGTAGATTTTATGATCAACACTGTTGTCGTATGCTAGAAAGTAGATTGTATGATCAACGCTGTTGTCGTATGCTAGAAAGTAGATTTTATGATCAACACTGTTGTCGTACGCTAGAAAGTAGATTTTATGATTAAACAGAGTAGAACATTGTGCGATAGTTTTAGTATTCATTGTGATAGCAATAAATGTGCTGCTATAATTCTCTTCGGTATCAAACATTTTTCCCTCCAAATTTACAGAACAAAAATTGTAAACTTTTGActaattttcaatgaattttcttttctttttgaacTGGTGTATTGaagaatttcttttaaaatgaaatggtCTCAAAATAGAGATTAAATTTACATTGCTTTTCTTCAAGTATTTATTGCtaaaaaatttatttaaaaaaaaaaattgaatttaaactCTTTTTTGGCTAACATACAGAAGACTGTGCTCACAAATATAATGACACTAAGAGGAAAGACTCCAAACtgttaaaatgaagaaaatattattttattttattttcccgccaaaaatgaCAAAGCAAAAATTGTATAGGTCATCAgcaaattttgaataaatttgacatttgatacTTTAGAAATCATGAACTGTTGGACAATTGATGTCAAAATAACAACGATGAAGACAAAactttgtaagtacatgtattttgctaGCCAACAGTTGCGTTTTCCCACCTAAAGTAACCAACTACAATCTGCAGTACATTTTCCTGCCAAAAGTAACTGACTACAATTTGTAGTTTGTACCAACATTTTGGTAATTTGCATCACTATTTTGGATCAGACTTATAGCAAGTGGTCATACAAATTTCTTCGTATCAAAATTTAaccaaaatgagaagaaaattcatagatatttgcatataaacaaTCTTCACATTCACAAAAAATTTACTGGACATatgaatatttacaaagaaattGCATTGACGATCAGAAGAATGTTTGATACTGACGgataaatactagtataaaaAAATTTAGATGTATTAACACTACTATCAACAATCTAACagaatttacattattttacaaaGAAGTGTATTATTTCGTTAAAAAAAGCAAActttaacatttttattgatAATATAATAGTAGTAGTGCAAAACTTTTTTAGAGTTAGTTTTCTCTCATATTTAGCCTTTTGAGAGCAACTTcatgtgaaataaaaatatttgccCGATTAAAAAGCAATGAGATAATTAATTAGTAAGTTTGAAGTTTTTATCgcaaaaatgtgaaatttaaaaattattttattagaaGTGAATTTGCAAACAAACAACTCTAAGGTTGACCTTAGGTCATAGTTCATAGTTCAAGTAGGTAAGCATGTAGTGTGTATAACTCTTTTCTTGTCATTTGACTTTCCAAATCTACTTTCTatttaattttgatgaaacCTTTCAGATTCAtgcaaaattgatttttgttgaaaaaaggcagaaaaaatgaaatgtttcattGTCACTTTGTTACAgtctgtgtacatatataaCAGTCACTCTAAATTACTAGAATTAATTCAACTTCTAAACAGTAATAAATAGCTAATCCTTCATTGCAAACAGGGTTCATACACTCCTGGAATTTCAAGAAACTCAATTGAAGTCTTGGGAAAATTAGATCGATTTCTAGAAACGACTGGAGACATGATGGACTGAACAACTGACATAACAGTCATAAAGTGTCAATTATTTTAGAAATGTATTAAGAAGCAAGTATGCTGgcaaatgaaatgtatttcacTGGTCAACCCTCTGGAAAATGACCAAATTTGATTCGAGTATTCCTAGAAAAGTGATGAAAAATTTTAAAGTGTATGAACCCAGTACAAAATATGAGAGATGTCATCAAAAAATTATTTGTCGGACAGGATGAAATATTTGGAAAAGTGTGGACAAAATGCTAAGTTGTAtcaaatgtaatgtaaatatgtatcaagtagtaattattagaaatgtatattGGCGCCATCTTTACTTTATTTCCTTCCTAGATAACAAAcatagaatgtatttgtgttgttttatCAAAAAGCAGACGGTAAGGGTAAGACAGCTAAATAGCCAAGTCTATTCTAACACATTTTAATTTCTTGACCTCTGTATTGGAAGGATAATTTGATTAACATTGTAGAGAGAAATACAGTCAGAGCTTGAAATtaactgtttttttctttggtagtcctagtgggctaccaatttctgaaattggtagtccaaggatggtgacctgtagtcctatattcctgaactgaaaacagagttcctcttttggaaaaaaaagtctgtaaatcttccatcctttaaatcattgcatcaGTGGTAGCATGAGTgggcaaattatggtagccccatgacaagaattggtagtctgtgggtagaggactactgttaatttcaagccctggaCAGTAAATCACGACAGTAAGCACACCCTTACTTTAGATCAAATTTATTCAGAATGAACTCTTTAGTGTAAACTGTTATATATATGCTTTTTTACTTGCCATGTGTATTTTTTCTACTTTATAGTCACCTTTCATTCAATGTGGAGACTGTCAGATATGTCATGTCCTTTTGCCCTCACCAGTGGCTGCCACATGAGGGCGCCCCAACACAATGTCTTGCAGATTATTCAAGTATAGGCCGAGTTACGTCATGTCATTTGACTCTCATTGGCGAGAGGGTTTGGTCGATGTGTGGGGGCGCCCCAACACTATGTATTCTACAGACTGTTCACAATATAGACTAACCTATGTCACACCATCTTTATCGGTGAGAGGGGTTTGCTGTTGCATGAAGGTACGCCGACATGACATATCTGAACATACATTTTACAGCGTAGATGGTAAGATACGTGTTGTTTCGCTCTCATTGGtgatgcatgagggcgccctaacatgACATGTCAACAGactattcaaaaatgtatgtaaaaagtCAATTTATGTTGGAATGCCTGAAAATGTTGGAATCACAAATTTGATGATACTTTGCCAAGAACAATTTTACAATCTCCCTCTTTTGTAAGGAAGGGGAAATATTAAGGTCactgaacaatttttttagtcCTAactaaaacttttcaaaaactATGTACACTAAGGTACTTTTTAGAATTTTAGAATTAGATGAACACATTATGGCATTGACCCTCGTCTGTGATTATTTGTGTTACATGAATGTTAATGAGCCTCACTTTGGTgtaacatgaatattaatgagcctCACTTTGGTgtaacatgaatattaatgagcttCAGTATGGTAATATTCACTGATCAGATGAGGCTGAATTTGAACATTTATTAAAAATTCACTTTGTTTTAATCATCAAAATTAAGGGAAAAAAGTTTGTTAAGAAGAAAAACTAGATATAGACTAAAAAATAATCCTAAATTGTGATGCATGAAGATAGTTAAGATAATCATGAACCTCAGTTTCATTAACCAATCAAATTTGTTCAGTTAtaaactatgaatattcatgaacttacacaaccaatcaaattcactctgctatgaatattaatgagcctCTTTTTCATGCAGCTAATCAAATTGCAAGTTACCACACTATCCATATTTTTGAGTTTGGTTGTTTCACAGAAATTGTTGAACCATTAGAGGCAAGTGTTCGTTTAATAAATGAATTTCTTTTATGttgtacacatttttatagctAATACTCATACTTTTACAAAAATGCAACCACTTTTAGCCAACCTCTGACATATAAAATGAATTTTTGACTTTCTTGTATATCATTTTAGGAGTTTAGAATTAGATAGATGAAAGTAGATATTTTTCAAAGAAATGATGTGACCAGTTTTTATTCTGAAGAATTTTTGGCAAGTCtttcatgtgtacatacaaaaaGTGCTATGATTGCGTAGATTTTGTTTTAGGATACTATGACATCATACGAATATTGATAAGCCTGCTGTCATAACAGTCCAAATATTTCTCGGAAGCAAATCCCATATTCATGTTATACGTGTTATACGTCTGCTATATGTCTGCTATTATGTTACATGAATACTAATGAGCCTCACTTTGGTgttaaatgaatattaatgagcctCACTTTGGTgtcacatgaatattaatgagcctCACTGTGGTGTTATGTATATTAATGAGCTTCAGTATGGTAagttacatgaatattaatgagcaaacATGAATATTAAGTGTCTAGTACAGGATAATAGATTGTCATcacatgcatattaatgagcCTCACTTTGGTGTTATGAATACTAATGAGCCCCACTTTGGTGTTCTGTGAATATTTTTTAGCCTGTGTTAATGTCGTGAATATTAACGACATTGTGTGATgtcatgatatgcaaatgagcctcCATCTCAATCATCCAATCAGTTGCTTGTAACATTTAAACTATGATTTGCATAGACAATGATACATCATATTGTATGTAGAGTGTGTCTGAAGAACTTTTTAatctttcaattttgtttttatatttcaagGTCATACCCCCTTTTTATATGCTATGGAATAGTCCACCTATAGGAAATCATGGGGACTCTTCCAAAGGGTTAAGATAGCAGGTAGTCCAGCCATGTAAGGAAGTGTTCACGTAATTtagttgtattttatattttatgtaagtTGTATGCCCATTCAGGTAGCCACCCTACCAACCCCCATGTATTAGTGGAATAAACTTAGCTGtcatcttaaagtggccatatggatgaggattgagtatttattttggatttttaatttataaaataattttatcatggcttcctatttgaaaaatcaacatgaaacaacatacgccaagtccttgtttgtaactcaataaattgcaaaaagctgaagaatgtgtaaaatggtttttattgtacgtacgataataaacattttacacatttattaatcttctgcaatttattgagttacaaacaaggacttggcatatgttgtttcaagttgatttttcaagtaggaattcacgataaaattgttctataaattaaaaatccaaaataaatacccaatcctcatccatatgaccactttaattaaAACATCTaataaaaagtaaataattaGAATGTAAGAGGACATGAGAGTGAAAGATTTCAAGAACCAAAGTTTTagaattctgttttgtatttaAGACAAAatcgataaaaaaaaaaacattcagaaaAGACATAACAAACTATCTCATTTTTGTCAGTAGTTTTTATTCAGGAATCTGTCTTCTTTAGTTTTTCGTTGTTTTTTTAGACATTAtgtattattaattaatttatgcaCTTGGAAGTGATAACATATTGGAATATACTGAACTAGAAACAAAACAATGGATAAGCAAAAAAATTGTAAGAATTAGCCTTTTCTCTGCCAGAATCAAGTTTTCAGTGTCTAACAACAAAATGTAagggttttttttatcacaattaTTTTCACTAAACAGAGTTTCTTTGTTACAAATGGTTTactttagtctgtaaggtatgccctACTATCATAATAGGAGAGATGGGGACTGTGAGGGCAGTATGCCatgatagggcgccctcacacatcagtcaacccctacTATCATAATAGGAGAGATGAGGACTGTGAGGGCAGTATgtcatgacatatcttacagctTGTGTTCACTGTTACACAATTTTTTATAGCAATATTTGCTGTAGCAAAGTGTTATGAGATtgttcaatagggaacttgcaaacctgccatgttgaatggtgcatcatgggaaatgtgataataaataataatgaattggtattgtaaacaattgttacattgtttgcaaccacgaatgatcaattcatagtcaccctgaccattgtgggaggtttatgtTATTAGTAGCTCCAGATTGGGTATTATactaaccacagataatcccatagtcctctgcatctgagcatgctcagtctggattgcaagttccctattgctgCAGTGTTTTGTTAAATGTAACAACTTAGATGTGACAACTTACCTATAATATTGTTCCTCGGTGCAGtagatgtcagtttccacatccactatttcttgcgagacttcacatattttcacgattttattatctttttcttgaatatgtaaaaaataagTTTAGTATCGGCataaacaatttgtttatacggtacttgcaaacccaccatccTGAATATCCTgaatgatgcatcatgggaaatgtgataatatgaAACAATCACTATTataaacattgttacattgtaaccacaaattatgtagtcatggttacccttGATCATTGTAGGTTTCTATTGATAACTCCAGATTAGGCACTGTGATGACTAgaaaatcccatagtcctttgcatctgatgcagactggattgcaagttccgaAACATTACCCTTTTTTGCCAAGTGAGAGGCACAATTAAATGTATATTAGGTAAATACTTCAGAGAGCACCAGAACAAAAGATATGGTAATTTCTACCTGTGAGGGCGCTAGAACAAAGCTATGCTAATTATTGGTAGCCTACCAATTTGTACCTGTGAGGGCGCTAGATCGAGGTCATTATTCTAAGCTCAACATAGTACAGGTGCTAGAACAAAATGTTATTGTAATTCCAGAACTTGTCTTTGGTACCCAATTTTCTTCATCTAATATTCTACTCCATGCacttcaaatgaaatgtttgtagTAACATGCGATTCTGGATAATGAATTGAAGAGTTTATATTTTACTGTGTCTCTTTATACACCATGCTGTTTTTGTCAGTacttttgttgtcatggcaatattTAGTCCAAAGATGTTGTAGATTATATGGTTAAGCTAACAATAATGTTTAAGTATAAATTttataaagaaatatgttaccatggaaacacattaattcaaagaaattgtattattttagtACTACTTACCTACAGAGGGTGccatgtgtgtttatgtgttgtGAACAGTTTCAGATTTGcgattaaaacatttcatttcacagaCATTGAATGgtgtgtttgattttgattgataGTTGCAGTGAGATAGTGTCTTCCCTCAAACCAAAACAACTGTACAAGAGACTGGTAGCCTGGTCACGCCACCGCTATACGACCATTTTGCATTGAACAATTTCCCACCTTGATATCAAAAGTAATGTCCCTACCAAAAACCATGGCAATCAGCCTTGCAGTTCTTGACTCTAaattaacacagacagacatttgatCACACCTACAGCACAACTCAACATCAATTcggttgtgctaaaaacaacgCATGAGATTTTCTagaaatagttttattttttttaaataaagggTTTCAATAAACTCTGTACCATCaaaaaatgattttcaaaaattgtaatcacactttgtaattttttgttgtaCAACTACACTTCACTGAATTAAAAATGACACTTTGCATTCACCCTAGTTATTTTACTGTGGGGAGTGAGGGGGTACACGTGTCCAGTTctgtaggggtgtgtggccaatacTGAAAACCCCAGACCCCACTTTAGACCTGTCTTGACAAGAAATGTAGAGGGGAGtaataatccccccccccccatggtgATGTTGCAGTTGCCATATGGTTTGGTAGAGGCCTGCTGCCATAAAATCCCCTTTAATACCCCCCATTTTATGATAAAAAACTATAAGCTATTACGTTGTTACCTTGGTAACGGGTGATTGGCGTCACAGGGCCAAGGGTCATGACCTATCGAGGAGTGTTTCGTCTTTTATCTTAAATTATCCCTAATCTCCTCAAAAGTCAGTGTTTTCTGTTATAAATCTTCTAAAATATCATTTGCCTCGACCATGGACACGTTTTTATTACTGCAAGCATaagaaagttgatatttttaACGAGAAATCATCCACGCTAGTTCAGGTTGCCGTTGATCATGATAACGTGTATAAATCAGGTATTAAGAATATATACGCCATTTTTGCCTATTCCAGCACGGTTCGTCTCGTGGCGTGGTCGTCAAGTGAGATCTCTACGGAACTACGAGTCCCGGGTTCGAGTCCCGGCGCGGCGAGGTAGGGTTTCACGGAAAAGTAAGAGTAGGTAgataggttaggttaggttaggttaggttagatTAGGGTACGTAGATAGACAGGCAGGGACAAACATAGACAGGGAGAGAATAGACAGGCAGGGACACAGAAAGAGGGAGGAGTGAGTCAGGTAGGGAGACAGGGAAAGAGGAGGAGAGAGCAAGGcagcaaataaaaataaaaatatattttctcattatttttttacCCATTTAATTTgcgtaattttttttaatgaggagggggttaaaaataacctatcccccccccccaatctcCTAGCACCCCCCAAAATTGATTT
This portion of the Glandiceps talaboti chromosome 19, keGlaTala1.1, whole genome shotgun sequence genome encodes:
- the LOC144449917 gene encoding uncharacterized protein LOC144449917 isoform X1, whose protein sequence is MTDYDDGEEMPFFRGVRTSKYRHVYGSASRKDKCYENIKITRNAHDSNFCAVNPKFMAVVTETAGGGSFLVLPLNKMGRIEVNMPKVTGHRGAVLDIKWDPFDDNVIASCSEDTTIKVWYIPDSGLVDNITQSLVTLRGHQRRIGFVEWHPTASNILASAGYDYKAIIWNVETAEAVTYIDCHKDTIYSLSFNRDGSLLATTCKDKKLRILDPRSGELIKQTQSHQGTKSSKCVFLGNTGKIATTGFSRMCERQFAVWDAADLSKPERIDNIDSGSGTLLPYFDSDNNVMFLAGKGDGNIRYYEIVSDGTGFHYLSEYKSASPQRGLGSMPKRGLDFSRCEIMRFFKLHSVAGIVEPVGMIVPRKSDMFQDDIYPDTPSPEPSLSAKEWLSGIDRDPILMSVRDNNKVFTPPSAADFRPGGLENGRIENTETPEVRPAIDAGYYRQTSKKDEKKEQTSVRSPPQQPQADAGFYRSKSTDEPTSPREEKVDTGFRRKQFSLKEDRTDTRFTQKQSPDDHGDYRFQRRQFSPTERRKNNRFGRAPSDEKEDVSLYGKPFPTTDNRVDTDVSDMQNFLGEEKPKLVKVQLAEVKTYQGSRKLWGEEPELVSPTRNVTREEVVEVTEKTDTVQLEQVPQFVANEDPVKITSPDNLRRTKWRHSQPVTTDEVVSAETSIHKQPSPERQKKRSPERFIRRPRKVHEDGEVDDGVFDESPENKNEKLKSVHERRQSFEPENQRQSRNREIKRTQSDDFENRSQEAFAGDGRKVQVLEGATRKTVIISQSDEMPDESSLRRSPSPTLQTSPPVSRSTTSDNDVMAGSGSYVSRTRSTLISKFGGTTKQPTEQSSIRKTESDLMNMDELRKAYLRQQDEIRRLRGEVASKDMRIRHLEAELSNLRQ
- the LOC144449917 gene encoding uncharacterized protein LOC144449917 isoform X2: MPFFRGVRTSKYRHVYGSASRKDKCYENIKITRNAHDSNFCAVNPKFMAVVTETAGGGSFLVLPLNKMGRIEVNMPKVTGHRGAVLDIKWDPFDDNVIASCSEDTTIKVWYIPDSGLVDNITQSLVTLRGHQRRIGFVEWHPTASNILASAGYDYKAIIWNVETAEAVTYIDCHKDTIYSLSFNRDGSLLATTCKDKKLRILDPRSGELIKQTQSHQGTKSSKCVFLGNTGKIATTGFSRMCERQFAVWDAADLSKPERIDNIDSGSGTLLPYFDSDNNVMFLAGKGDGNIRYYEIVSDGTGFHYLSEYKSASPQRGLGSMPKRGLDFSRCEIMRFFKLHSVAGIVEPVGMIVPRKSDMFQDDIYPDTPSPEPSLSAKEWLSGIDRDPILMSVRDNNKVFTPPSAADFRPGGLENGRIENTETPEVRPAIDAGYYRQTSKKDEKKEQTSVRSPPQQPQADAGFYRSKSTDEPTSPREEKVDTGFRRKQFSLKEDRTDTRFTQKQSPDDHGDYRFQRRQFSPTERRKNNRFGRAPSDEKEDVSLYGKPFPTTDNRVDTDVSDMQNFLGEEKPKLVKVQLAEVKTYQGSRKLWGEEPELVSPTRNVTREEVVEVTEKTDTVQLEQVPQFVANEDPVKITSPDNLRRTKWRHSQPVTTDEVVSAETSIHKQPSPERQKKRSPERFIRRPRKVHEDGEVDDGVFDESPENKNEKLKSVHERRQSFEPENQRQSRNREIKRTQSDDFENRSQEAFAGDGRKVQVLEGATRKTVIISQSDEMPDESSLRRSPSPTLQTSPPVSRSTTSDNDVMAGSGSYVSRTRSTLISKFGGTTKQPTEQSSIRKTESDLMNMDELRKAYLRQQDEIRRLRGEVASKDMRIRHLEAELSNLRQ